One Pseudomonadota bacterium DNA window includes the following coding sequences:
- a CDS encoding translocation/assembly module TamB domain-containing protein, with product MVKKLIVSTFFLACLLLLLAVAFSGWVLYSPSGTRWALTYIPDHSGVNLSIGRIEGAIGKRLVLGNIEFQRHGTELYLDSLILDSHLTGFLPPVFEVRQLRLSQLAVIIPEKAEQQKPETEVKQALSWPDLPKFLEILEFKLLNFELRDAEFQQQNTVVQIDQFQLAALWQNGQLQLHQISLATPELHAQGSGRLGVSEPLLQLDVNIGTKQSLNGWQQFQLQADLRSDNVDSWFRGPVNIAARGEQVKLLSAELELELSAQQLTIHQLTMKQAGRAGSVMAHGYLAFGGSALHFASYLQFNGLDLQAELGQALRLSGSLQIQGEPKSYSGQIDLHSKGNELTTAQLTAAFSGDPQSFSLNELSADWLDGTLAGQVQAGWTGGWQLQGQLNGNNLNPQLVYEQLDGRLNLGIDFAFAGGKNVDPQGQLELRIIDSVLHEQPLAGNAAVQVDGANMLIEYLHLYGEGLSLEAEGDPSERLDVSWQIEDLEQFLPDLQGNFAGKGWLRWQQNLLSGQVSAIGVQLGFKKWQLEQLKLDGGTEGDQNSWYFQLSGLNLTQDGKKLVDSWAAKLNGSIENHKLILMANEQNNHLDLSFVGGWHDQQWQGSLNKFQLDDARIGQWQLDKATGLLFSRPLVQVEPLLLRGESNQTIKLQGDFQPLEQLADTKVRWWNLDLSRFSFLLADTQIIGHSSGNLKLKKFVNSSLHAEMTIAGGLQWQQQLLQISQGNFLLDWIDNNLTGTVHLQLENGGRMNGKVTSTKAPAFKLPSQLQLQLTSSDFPLLMVQPWVPSGFNLTGMLDWELVGQWRTTGLIDMTGRARTANVGLSWEGENGNLSADIVASELKLEWHEQLVAELLIQLRERGVVTADLQIPVAAEIPFKIDSKTPVAADLQANLHERGLLSLLFPGQVQETQGELSLDLQLAGFLQKPIFQGEFQLYSGGAFLPSLGVKLDDIEIDGDFNDNLLSLTGMQIRSGEGDLHGSGQLELRNWQPGHYNLLLEGKDFQLINLPEMQARINPDLKIAGTGSEIKVRGDLIFPEVVVIGSTKNKLAGKSSDLVIVDAEKPPPRQQKVTHDIDIQVDLEQILVNDSGLDAKLAGGMRLYSADNQKDIAANGKIKIIKGKFSSYGVNLDIDHGGIYFSGPVNQPTLDILALRTVDDVQAGVKVSGTPQLPEVDLYSKPFMPDTDILAYIVLGRPFSAEGSDTGLLMRAAEVLLSAGESAMLQQKLKGRLGLDVLDFSAGGGDIHDSVITTGKYLNLDLYVSLGHSLFKNTNEVNIRYSLTPSWELESDIGVESGVDLYYKIEIK from the coding sequence GAAACAGAGGTTAAACAGGCACTTTCCTGGCCGGATCTACCCAAATTCTTAGAGATACTAGAATTTAAACTGTTGAATTTTGAACTCAGGGATGCAGAATTCCAGCAACAGAACACAGTCGTGCAAATTGATCAATTCCAGCTGGCGGCGCTCTGGCAAAACGGCCAGCTGCAGCTTCATCAAATCAGTCTGGCAACACCTGAGTTGCATGCGCAAGGATCAGGGCGACTCGGAGTCAGCGAGCCGTTGCTGCAACTTGATGTCAATATCGGAACCAAACAAAGCCTGAACGGCTGGCAACAGTTTCAGCTGCAGGCCGATTTGCGGTCGGATAATGTCGACAGCTGGTTCCGTGGTCCTGTCAATATTGCCGCCCGAGGTGAGCAGGTGAAGTTGCTGTCAGCGGAGCTGGAGCTGGAGTTATCTGCTCAACAACTGACCATCCATCAACTGACCATGAAACAGGCCGGTCGTGCCGGATCTGTAATGGCCCATGGATACCTTGCCTTTGGTGGTTCCGCACTTCATTTTGCCAGTTATCTCCAGTTTAACGGTCTTGATCTGCAGGCGGAACTCGGACAGGCGTTGCGACTGTCCGGCTCCCTGCAGATACAGGGAGAGCCGAAATCTTACAGCGGTCAGATTGACCTGCACAGCAAGGGCAATGAGCTTACAACGGCACAGCTGACAGCCGCATTCAGTGGTGATCCGCAATCCTTTAGTTTAAATGAACTCTCTGCAGACTGGCTGGATGGTACATTGGCCGGGCAAGTGCAAGCAGGCTGGACGGGCGGATGGCAACTTCAAGGTCAACTTAATGGCAACAACCTGAACCCTCAGCTTGTTTATGAACAACTGGATGGACGATTGAATCTGGGAATTGACTTTGCTTTTGCCGGTGGAAAGAACGTCGACCCGCAAGGGCAATTGGAATTGCGGATAATTGATTCTGTTTTACATGAACAGCCTCTGGCCGGGAACGCCGCGGTGCAAGTGGACGGGGCAAATATGCTGATAGAATATCTACATTTGTACGGTGAAGGCTTATCTCTGGAAGCTGAAGGTGATCCCTCTGAACGCCTGGATGTTTCCTGGCAGATTGAAGATCTGGAACAATTCCTGCCGGATCTGCAGGGTAATTTTGCCGGTAAAGGTTGGCTGCGCTGGCAGCAAAATTTGCTGAGTGGACAGGTTTCAGCAATTGGAGTGCAGTTGGGCTTTAAAAAATGGCAACTGGAACAACTTAAACTGGATGGTGGGACGGAAGGTGATCAGAACAGCTGGTATTTTCAATTAAGTGGCTTGAATCTGACTCAAGACGGAAAAAAACTGGTGGATAGCTGGGCTGCAAAATTGAACGGCTCGATCGAGAATCATAAACTGATTTTGATGGCAAATGAACAGAACAACCATCTTGATTTGAGTTTTGTTGGTGGTTGGCATGATCAGCAATGGCAAGGTTCCCTCAATAAATTTCAGCTGGATGATGCCCGGATTGGCCAATGGCAGCTCGATAAAGCAACCGGCCTTTTATTTTCCCGTCCGTTGGTCCAGGTTGAGCCTCTGCTTCTGCGGGGGGAGAGCAATCAGACAATCAAGCTGCAGGGTGATTTTCAGCCGCTGGAACAGTTGGCCGATACTAAAGTACGGTGGTGGAATCTTGACCTTTCCCGGTTCAGTTTTCTGCTGGCCGACACTCAGATTATCGGTCACAGCAGCGGCAACCTTAAGCTCAAAAAATTCGTGAACAGCAGTTTGCATGCTGAGATGACAATCGCTGGAGGGTTACAATGGCAACAACAGTTATTACAAATCTCCCAGGGCAATTTTTTGCTTGACTGGATTGATAATAACCTGACCGGGACGGTTCATCTGCAGCTGGAAAACGGTGGTCGGATGAATGGAAAAGTGACTTCAACAAAAGCGCCTGCTTTCAAGTTGCCGTCACAACTGCAGCTGCAACTGACCAGTAGTGATTTCCCGCTGCTGATGGTTCAGCCCTGGGTGCCGTCGGGATTTAACCTCACTGGAATGCTTGACTGGGAATTGGTAGGGCAGTGGCGGACCACAGGCCTCATTGATATGACCGGGCGGGCGAGAACAGCTAATGTCGGTTTATCCTGGGAAGGTGAGAATGGGAACCTCAGTGCGGATATTGTCGCCTCTGAATTGAAGCTTGAATGGCACGAACAGTTAGTTGCTGAGCTATTGATTCAACTGCGCGAAAGAGGGGTTGTGACCGCTGATTTGCAAATACCGGTGGCAGCTGAAATACCCTTTAAGATTGATTCAAAAACACCTGTCGCAGCGGATTTACAGGCGAACTTGCATGAACGGGGCCTGTTATCACTGCTATTTCCCGGACAGGTTCAGGAAACTCAAGGTGAGTTAAGTCTCGACCTGCAGCTTGCCGGTTTTTTACAAAAACCGATTTTCCAGGGAGAATTCCAGTTATACAGCGGTGGGGCTTTTTTGCCGTCTCTTGGGGTAAAGTTGGATGATATTGAGATAGATGGCGATTTTAACGATAATCTGCTCAGCCTTACTGGAATGCAAATCCGGTCCGGTGAGGGAGATCTGCATGGCAGCGGACAACTGGAATTGCGGAACTGGCAGCCGGGACACTACAATTTGCTGCTGGAGGGAAAAGACTTTCAGTTGATCAATCTTCCAGAAATGCAGGCTCGCATCAATCCTGATCTAAAGATTGCGGGAACGGGGTCGGAAATCAAGGTGCGTGGAGATTTGATTTTCCCTGAAGTGGTGGTTATCGGCAGTACAAAGAACAAACTGGCCGGTAAGAGTTCCGATTTGGTGATCGTCGATGCTGAAAAACCGCCTCCCCGACAACAAAAAGTCACCCATGATATTGATATTCAGGTGGATCTGGAACAGATTCTGGTCAATGATTCAGGTTTGGATGCAAAGCTTGCCGGGGGAATGAGGCTCTATTCAGCCGACAATCAGAAGGATATTGCAGCTAATGGTAAAATTAAAATTATCAAAGGGAAATTTTCCAGCTATGGTGTCAATCTGGACATCGACCATGGGGGCATTTATTTTTCCGGGCCGGTGAATCAACCAACACTGGATATTCTGGCGTTGCGGACCGTGGATGATGTCCAAGCCGGAGTCAAAGTGAGTGGCACGCCGCAGTTACCGGAGGTTGACCTTTATTCAAAGCCATTTATGCCGGATACCGATATCCTGGCTTATATTGTTCTTGGTCGGCCGTTTAGTGCTGAAGGCAGTGATACTGGATTGCTGATGAGGGCTGCCGAGGTCCTGTTGTCGGCGGGGGAATCAGCAATGCTGCAACAAAAACTAAAAGGTCGGTTGGGATTGGATGTGCTCGATTTCAGTGCCGGCGGCGGTGATATCCACGATTCGGTTATCACTACCGGTAAATACTTGAACCTTGATCTGTATGTCAGTTTAGGGCACTCTCTGTTTAAAAATACCAATGAAGTTAATATCCGTTACAGTCTCACCCCGTCCTGGGAGCTCGAATCCGATATCGGTGTTGAAAGTGGTGTCGACCTGTATTATAAGATTGAGATTAAATAG